In Drosophila simulans strain w501 chromosome X, Prin_Dsim_3.1, whole genome shotgun sequence, one DNA window encodes the following:
- the LOC6739940 gene encoding uncharacterized protein LOC6739940, with amino-acid sequence MDQFSHDLTLALDLTLMDRASGGVGRWGSRRRTRSTGNLPCAPQPTEDSSSSPTDALNQGHHHGHHGHHHHHHHPSANVDGLDTHNLKLPASDSDEKAEAMLPLRLPLTLPIRMGALESDSLNETTFSPARFYKPNSRRKRKIKRMSMEFEFSKDTPHTFTESPLQPSLLSSSGSATGTIRKRLLKIDATGHRSHLFFCGKRKRSNRDRYHEQDSVKLYALPHSQADDQHVQQPQHHQQRMRPRSYSSTSKPLSDRLLPLNKGLLSKINRMAAQGQQAKHTQKTETKDKDLKCHRSEGPEGVSLEMEELPDQKDAVQKLPLPSADFTTANLNSISMDTIVPVTDIDALLLSTPPAAPLPRKKAQGQASGLSSSSSSKTDRRRRFQTFPQPQLQLQAQSMDCSELYDFLSSSSLSSSTDSEAEVGGHRRHDTDREGDDELTDWPGNEFGPGARYDPKRKLTKKSLLPQIRSDDTIGEDDTLMSGTEAGAVGVEPPSKSPVQLPESLQDLSRFQPVGVSEPIEIQNACSEMETNADGTMPASRQIESEMSGETSNPFLSSSPPGHVQGQEVREIRAGCRRINGERPGFSIKMSVNERIARFLQDSQQTQIRLPDIELYETDSMSNLAALYSLTMVVEHGCTVLTKTGNTTQTVSVDHLQQGLQPRPGLFGDFKRRCYGEEGEEEEEQQQQLQQDPGQI; translated from the exons ATGGATCAATTCTCGCACGATCTGACGTTGGCTCTGGACCTGACGCTGATGGACAGGGCTAGTGGCGGCGTCGGTAGGTGGGGCTCCCGCCGCAGGACACGTTCCACGGGCAATCTGC CCTGCGCCCCTCAGCCCACGGAGGACTCCTCGAGCAGTCCCACGGACGCGCTAAACCAGGGGCACCATCACGGGCATCatggccaccaccaccatcaccaccacccaaGTGCCAACGTGGACGGACTGGACACACACAACCTCAAGTTGCCAGCCAGCGACTCTGACGAAAAGGCGGAGGCGATGCTTCCTCTGCGTCTGCCACTGACCTTGCCTATACGTATGGGTGCCCTGGAGTCCGACTCGCTTAACGAGACCACCTTCAGTCCTGCCAG ATTCTACAAGCCCAACTCGCGAAGGAAACGCAAGATCAAGCGGATGTCCATGGAGTTCGAGTTTAGCAAGGATACACCACACACCTTCACCGAATCGCCACTGCAGCCCAGCCTGCTAAGTAGCAGCGGTTCTGCTACTGGAACCATACGCAAGCGATTGCTGAAAATTGACGCCACTGGACATCGCTCGCATTTGTTCTTCTGCGGCAAACGCAAGCGCTCAAACCGCGATCGCTACCATGAGCAGGATTCGGTTAAGCTGTACGCCCTGCCGCACTCACAAGCAGATGACCAGCACGTACAGCAAccacagcaccaccagcagagGATGCGCCCCCGCAGCTACTCCTCCACATCGAAGCCACTCAGCGACCGCCTGCTGCCACTGAACAAGGGACTGCTGTCGAAGATCAACCGAATGGCTGCCCAAGGACAGCAGGCTAAGCACACCCAAAAGACTGAGACAAAGGACAAGGACTTGAAATGTCATCGTTCTGAAGGACCCGAAGGAGTAAGCCTGGAGATGGAGGAGCTGCCTGATCAAAAGGACGCGGTCCAGAAGCTACCTTTGCCAAGTGCTGATTTTACGACCGCCAACTTGAACTCCATCAGCATGGACACCATTGTGCCTGTGACCGATATTGATGCCTTGTTATTGAGTACGCCACCAGCTGCTCCGCTGCCGCGCAAAAAGGCGCAGGGGCAGGCGTCGGGGCTCAGCAGCAGTAGCTCATCCAAAACGGACCGTCGCCGCCGCTTCCAAACGTTTCCACAGCctcagctgcagctccaaGCTCAGTCAATGGATTGTAGCGAACTTTATGACTTCTTAAGCTCTAGTTCCCTAAGCTCGTCCACGGATAGCGAGGCGGAAGTAGGTGGTCATCGACGGCACGACACCGATCGCGAGGGCGACGATGAACTCACCGACTGGCCGGGAAACGAATTCGGACCCGGAGCCAGATACGATCCGAAAAGGAAGCTTACAAAAAAGTCACTACTGCCTCAAATTCGCTCGGATGACACAATTGGAGAAGATGACACTCTTATGTCTGGCACCGAAGCGGGAGCGGTGGGTGTGGAACCGCCTTCGAAATCACCAGTCCAACTTCCAGAATCACTGCAGGATCTTTCCCGCTTCCAACCAGTTGGCGTCTCCGAGCCCATCGAGATTCAGAATGCCTGCTCAGAGATGGAAACAAATGCAGATGGCACCATGCCGGCTTCTCGCCAAATCGAGAGTGAGATGTCCGGCGAAACTTCTAATCCGTTTCTTTCCTCGTCGCCGCCTGGACACGTCCAGGGACAGGAAGTACGTGAGATACGCGCAGGGTGTCGCCGCATCAATGGCGAGCGTCCAGGATTCAGCATCAAGATGAGCGTCAATGAGCGCATCGCCCGATTTCTGCAGGATTCGCAACAGACACAGATCCGTCTGCCGGATATAGAGCTCTATGAGACAGATAGCATGAGTAATCTGGCCGCGCTCTATTCACTTACCATGGTGGTAGAGCACGGATGCACAGTGCTCACCAAAACCGG GAACACTACGCAGACGGTGAGCGTGGATCATCTTCAACAAGGTCTGCAGCCGCGTCCAGGTCTTTTTGGCGATTTTAAGCGGCGCTGCTACGGTGAGGAGGgagaggaggaagaggagcagcagcagcagcttcagcaaGATCCCGGCCAGATTTAG
- the LOC6739943 gene encoding uncharacterized protein LOC6739943 isoform X1 encodes MASPSRNSQRSLLNAGLQLFTTKLSRTQHTLPLNDFGVSGLHGVEIHHQNTAPTRISQRLADVQKRTQLLEERNRQLKDLALDKTDLFESRAAMLCSRAFDISQELIVTRMRINDVENACTQLRRYCNYHSRLVRLSSLFFYSRILDLKLRRIQRRRLLCHEIEKLQGALEHQVPPILMHVWHRLCFLWNCVDCLALVSCGARPVLEAESKMDALNVFVAGF; translated from the exons ATGGCCTCACCTAGTCGAAATTCCCAACGATCCCTGCTTAACGCGGGCCTTCAATTGTTTACAACAAAGCTGAGCAGGACCCAGCACACG CTTCCGCTGAATGATTTCGGTGTATCCGGCCTGCATGGTGTGGAGATCCATCATCAGAATACTGCACCGACCAGGATATCCCAGCGGCTGGCGGATGTCCAGAAGCGCACCCAATTGCTGGAGGAGCGGAACCGCCAGCTCAAGGATTTG GCGCTGGATAAAACTGACCTCTTCGAGTCACGAGCTGCAATGCTGTGCTCCCGAGCCTTCGACATCAGTCAGGAACTGATCGTAACCAGAATGAGGATCAACGACGTGGAGAACGCCTGCACTCAACTTCGAAGGTATTGTAATTACCACAGTCGTCTAGTTCGGCTATCTAGTCTGTTCTTCTACAGTCGCATCCTGGACCTAAAGCTGCGACGCATCCAGCGTCGCCGGCTCCTTTGCCACGAGATAGAAAAACTGCAAGGGGCGCTGGAACACCAGGTGCCCCCGATCCTTATGCATGTCTGGCACAGACTTTGCTTTCTATGGAACTGTGTGGACTGCCTGGCGCTTGTGTCCTGCGGGGCTCGTCCCGTCCTCGAGGCAGAGAGCAAAATGGATGCCCTTAATGTATTCGTGGCGGGCTTTTGA
- the LOC6739943 gene encoding uncharacterized protein LOC6739943 isoform X2, producing MASPSRNSQRSLLNAGLQLFTTKLSRTQHTLPLNDFGVSGLHGVEIHHQNTAPTRISQRLADVQKRTQLLEERNRQLKDLALDKTDLFESRAAMLCSRAFDISQELIVTRMRINDVENACTQLRSRILDLKLRRIQRRRLLCHEIEKLQGALEHQVPPILMHVWHRLCFLWNCVDCLALVSCGARPVLEAESKMDALNVFVAGF from the exons ATGGCCTCACCTAGTCGAAATTCCCAACGATCCCTGCTTAACGCGGGCCTTCAATTGTTTACAACAAAGCTGAGCAGGACCCAGCACACG CTTCCGCTGAATGATTTCGGTGTATCCGGCCTGCATGGTGTGGAGATCCATCATCAGAATACTGCACCGACCAGGATATCCCAGCGGCTGGCGGATGTCCAGAAGCGCACCCAATTGCTGGAGGAGCGGAACCGCCAGCTCAAGGATTTG GCGCTGGATAAAACTGACCTCTTCGAGTCACGAGCTGCAATGCTGTGCTCCCGAGCCTTCGACATCAGTCAGGAACTGATCGTAACCAGAATGAGGATCAACGACGTGGAGAACGCCTGCACTCAACTTCGAAG TCGCATCCTGGACCTAAAGCTGCGACGCATCCAGCGTCGCCGGCTCCTTTGCCACGAGATAGAAAAACTGCAAGGGGCGCTGGAACACCAGGTGCCCCCGATCCTTATGCATGTCTGGCACAGACTTTGCTTTCTATGGAACTGTGTGGACTGCCTGGCGCTTGTGTCCTGCGGGGCTCGTCCCGTCCTCGAGGCAGAGAGCAAAATGGATGCCCTTAATGTATTCGTGGCGGGCTTTTGA
- the LOC27206578 gene encoding apoptosis-inducing factor 3 isoform X1, translating to MAVWQSPRTALSLAKTQRAFEGLLRIRKLQSRQPWRILIAPSFASHIHNRLLNTMGSVNCKEYKTTGSTPKKEKSTGGAVGSYQSKCSNQSPSTTMSTEESTPDSEYTSAVPVDCKVTDLKENEMKQVDFDEDTRVLLVKQNDRLLAVGAKCTHYGAPLQTGALGLGRVRCPWHGACFNLENGDIEDFPGLDSLPCYRVEVGNEGQVMLRAKRSDLANNKRLKNMVRRKPDDQRVFIVVGGGPSGAVAVETIRQEGFTGRLIFVCREDYLPYDRVKISKAMNLEIEQLRFRDEEFYKEYDIELWQGVAAEKLDTAQKELHCSNGYVVKYDKIYLATGCSAFRPPIPGVNLENVRTVRELADTKAILASITPESRVVCLGSSFIALEAAAGLVSKVQSVTVVGRENVPLKAAFGAEIGQRVLQLFEDNKVVMRMESGIAEIVGNEDGKVSEVVLVDDTRLPCDLLILGTGSKLNTQFLAKSGVKVNRNGSVDVTDFLESNVPDVYVGGDIANAHIHGLAHDRVNIGHYQLAQYHGRVAAINMCGGVKKLEAVPFFFTLIFGKGIRYAGHGSYKDVIIDGSMEDFKFVAYFINEADTVTAVASCGRDPIVAQFAELISQGKCLGRGQIEDPATREEWTKKLGQPLPQVR from the exons ATGGCTGT GTGGCAGTCCCCTCGAACAGCTCTGAGCTTGGCCAAAACGCAACGAGCCTTCGAAGGCCTTCTGAGGATACGCAAGCTCCAGTCCAGGCAACCCTGGAGGATACTTATCGCCCCGTCCTTTGccagccacatccacaaccGCCTGCTAAACACGATGGGTTCCGTCAACTGCAAGGAGTACAAGACCACGGGCAGCACGCCCAAAAAGGAGAAGTCGACAG GTGGTGCCGTAGGTTCATACCAGTCCAAGTGCAGCAACCAGAGTCCCAGTACAACCATGTCGACGGAAGAGTCTACGCCGGATTCGGAGTACACCAGTGCGGTCCCCGTGGACTGCAAGGTTACGGATCTGAAGGAGAACGAGATGAAGCAGGTGGACTTCGATGAGGACACCCGCGTTCTGCTTGTGAAGCAGAACGATCGTCTGCTAGCAGTGGGTGCCAAGTGCACCCATTACGGAGCTCCGCTCCAGACTGGAGCTTTGGGCTTGGGTCGTGTCCGCTGTCCTTGGCACGGCGCTTGCTTTAACCTGGAAAACGGAGACATTGAGGACTTCCCTGGTCTCGATTCCCTGCCCTGCTATCGCGTGGAAGTGGGTAACGAGGGACAGGTGATGCTCCGTGCAAAGCGATCGGATCTGGCGAACAACAAGCGACTCAAGAATATGGTCCGCCGCAAGCCCGACGATCAGCGAGTGTTCATCGTGGTTGGCGGTGGTCCTTCTGGCGCTGTGGCCGTGGAAACCATTCGACAGGAGGGCTTTACTGGGCGCCTTATCTTTGTGTGCCGCGAAGACTATCTGCCCTATGATCGCGTTAAGATCTCCAAGGCTATGAACCTTGAGATCGAGCAGCTGCGCTTCCGCGACGAGGAGTTCTACAAAGAGTACGATATTGAACTGTGGCAAGGAGTCGCCGCCGAGAAGTTGGATACCGCTCAGAAGGAGCTGCACTGCAGCAATGGCTACGTGGTGAAGTACGATAAAATCTACCTGGCCACAGGCTGCTCTGCCTTCCGGCCCCCTATTCCCGGTGTTAACTTGGAGAACGTCCGCACTGTCCGAGAGTTGGCGGATACAAAGGCGATATTGGCATCGATCACCCCGGAGTCCCGCGTCGTCTGCCTGGGATCCAGCTTTATCGCCTTGGAAGCAGCTGCTGGATTGGTCTCCAAAGTGCAAAGCGTCACGGTTGTGGGTCGTGAAAATGTCCCACTTAAGGCCGCATTCGGCGCGGAGATTGGTCAGAGGGTGCTGCAGCTGTTCGAGGACAACAAGGTGGTCATGCGCATGGAGAGCGGCATCGCCGAGATCGTTGGCAACGAAGACGGCAAGGTATCAGAGGTGGTGCTGGTAGATGACACGCGTCTGCCTTGCGATCTGCTGATCTTGGGCACTGGCTCCAAGCTCAACACCCAATTTCTGGCCAAGTCGGGCGTGAAGGTAAATCGTAACGGATCCGTGGACGTCACTGATTTCCTGGAGTCCAATGTACCCGATGTGTATGTGGGCGGTGATATAGCCAACGCCCACATCCACGGGCTGGCCCACGATCGCGTGAACATCGGGCATTATCAGCTGGCTCAATATCACGGACGAGTGGCGGCTATCAACATGTGCGGCGGGGTAAAGAAGCTGGAGGCCGTGCCCTTCTTTTTCACCCTCATTTTCGGCAAGGGAATCCGGTATGCCGGCCATGGATCTTACAAGGATGTGATCATTGACGGCAGCATGGAGGACTTTAAGTTTGTGGCCTACTTCATCAACGAGGCGGATACGGTGACAGCGGTGGCTTCGTGCGGCCGGGATCCGATTGTGGCCCAGTTTGCCGAGCTCATCTCGCAGGGTAAGTGCCTCGGTCGTGGCCAGATCGAAGACCCCGCCACCCGTGAGGAGTGGACAAAGAAGCTCGGCCAGCCGTTGCCCCAAGTTCGCTAA
- the LOC27206578 gene encoding apoptosis-inducing factor 3 isoform X2 gives MGSVNCKEYKTTGSTPKKEKSTGGAVGSYQSKCSNQSPSTTMSTEESTPDSEYTSAVPVDCKVTDLKENEMKQVDFDEDTRVLLVKQNDRLLAVGAKCTHYGAPLQTGALGLGRVRCPWHGACFNLENGDIEDFPGLDSLPCYRVEVGNEGQVMLRAKRSDLANNKRLKNMVRRKPDDQRVFIVVGGGPSGAVAVETIRQEGFTGRLIFVCREDYLPYDRVKISKAMNLEIEQLRFRDEEFYKEYDIELWQGVAAEKLDTAQKELHCSNGYVVKYDKIYLATGCSAFRPPIPGVNLENVRTVRELADTKAILASITPESRVVCLGSSFIALEAAAGLVSKVQSVTVVGRENVPLKAAFGAEIGQRVLQLFEDNKVVMRMESGIAEIVGNEDGKVSEVVLVDDTRLPCDLLILGTGSKLNTQFLAKSGVKVNRNGSVDVTDFLESNVPDVYVGGDIANAHIHGLAHDRVNIGHYQLAQYHGRVAAINMCGGVKKLEAVPFFFTLIFGKGIRYAGHGSYKDVIIDGSMEDFKFVAYFINEADTVTAVASCGRDPIVAQFAELISQGKCLGRGQIEDPATREEWTKKLGQPLPQVR, from the exons ATGGGTTCCGTCAACTGCAAGGAGTACAAGACCACGGGCAGCACGCCCAAAAAGGAGAAGTCGACAG GTGGTGCCGTAGGTTCATACCAGTCCAAGTGCAGCAACCAGAGTCCCAGTACAACCATGTCGACGGAAGAGTCTACGCCGGATTCGGAGTACACCAGTGCGGTCCCCGTGGACTGCAAGGTTACGGATCTGAAGGAGAACGAGATGAAGCAGGTGGACTTCGATGAGGACACCCGCGTTCTGCTTGTGAAGCAGAACGATCGTCTGCTAGCAGTGGGTGCCAAGTGCACCCATTACGGAGCTCCGCTCCAGACTGGAGCTTTGGGCTTGGGTCGTGTCCGCTGTCCTTGGCACGGCGCTTGCTTTAACCTGGAAAACGGAGACATTGAGGACTTCCCTGGTCTCGATTCCCTGCCCTGCTATCGCGTGGAAGTGGGTAACGAGGGACAGGTGATGCTCCGTGCAAAGCGATCGGATCTGGCGAACAACAAGCGACTCAAGAATATGGTCCGCCGCAAGCCCGACGATCAGCGAGTGTTCATCGTGGTTGGCGGTGGTCCTTCTGGCGCTGTGGCCGTGGAAACCATTCGACAGGAGGGCTTTACTGGGCGCCTTATCTTTGTGTGCCGCGAAGACTATCTGCCCTATGATCGCGTTAAGATCTCCAAGGCTATGAACCTTGAGATCGAGCAGCTGCGCTTCCGCGACGAGGAGTTCTACAAAGAGTACGATATTGAACTGTGGCAAGGAGTCGCCGCCGAGAAGTTGGATACCGCTCAGAAGGAGCTGCACTGCAGCAATGGCTACGTGGTGAAGTACGATAAAATCTACCTGGCCACAGGCTGCTCTGCCTTCCGGCCCCCTATTCCCGGTGTTAACTTGGAGAACGTCCGCACTGTCCGAGAGTTGGCGGATACAAAGGCGATATTGGCATCGATCACCCCGGAGTCCCGCGTCGTCTGCCTGGGATCCAGCTTTATCGCCTTGGAAGCAGCTGCTGGATTGGTCTCCAAAGTGCAAAGCGTCACGGTTGTGGGTCGTGAAAATGTCCCACTTAAGGCCGCATTCGGCGCGGAGATTGGTCAGAGGGTGCTGCAGCTGTTCGAGGACAACAAGGTGGTCATGCGCATGGAGAGCGGCATCGCCGAGATCGTTGGCAACGAAGACGGCAAGGTATCAGAGGTGGTGCTGGTAGATGACACGCGTCTGCCTTGCGATCTGCTGATCTTGGGCACTGGCTCCAAGCTCAACACCCAATTTCTGGCCAAGTCGGGCGTGAAGGTAAATCGTAACGGATCCGTGGACGTCACTGATTTCCTGGAGTCCAATGTACCCGATGTGTATGTGGGCGGTGATATAGCCAACGCCCACATCCACGGGCTGGCCCACGATCGCGTGAACATCGGGCATTATCAGCTGGCTCAATATCACGGACGAGTGGCGGCTATCAACATGTGCGGCGGGGTAAAGAAGCTGGAGGCCGTGCCCTTCTTTTTCACCCTCATTTTCGGCAAGGGAATCCGGTATGCCGGCCATGGATCTTACAAGGATGTGATCATTGACGGCAGCATGGAGGACTTTAAGTTTGTGGCCTACTTCATCAACGAGGCGGATACGGTGACAGCGGTGGCTTCGTGCGGCCGGGATCCGATTGTGGCCCAGTTTGCCGAGCTCATCTCGCAGGGTAAGTGCCTCGGTCGTGGCCAGATCGAAGACCCCGCCACCCGTGAGGAGTGGACAAAGAAGCTCGGCCAGCCGTTGCCCCAAGTTCGCTAA
- the LOC27206578 gene encoding apoptosis-inducing factor 3 isoform X3, with the protein MSTEESTPDSEYTSAVPVDCKVTDLKENEMKQVDFDEDTRVLLVKQNDRLLAVGAKCTHYGAPLQTGALGLGRVRCPWHGACFNLENGDIEDFPGLDSLPCYRVEVGNEGQVMLRAKRSDLANNKRLKNMVRRKPDDQRVFIVVGGGPSGAVAVETIRQEGFTGRLIFVCREDYLPYDRVKISKAMNLEIEQLRFRDEEFYKEYDIELWQGVAAEKLDTAQKELHCSNGYVVKYDKIYLATGCSAFRPPIPGVNLENVRTVRELADTKAILASITPESRVVCLGSSFIALEAAAGLVSKVQSVTVVGRENVPLKAAFGAEIGQRVLQLFEDNKVVMRMESGIAEIVGNEDGKVSEVVLVDDTRLPCDLLILGTGSKLNTQFLAKSGVKVNRNGSVDVTDFLESNVPDVYVGGDIANAHIHGLAHDRVNIGHYQLAQYHGRVAAINMCGGVKKLEAVPFFFTLIFGKGIRYAGHGSYKDVIIDGSMEDFKFVAYFINEADTVTAVASCGRDPIVAQFAELISQGKCLGRGQIEDPATREEWTKKLGQPLPQVR; encoded by the coding sequence ATGTCGACGGAAGAGTCTACGCCGGATTCGGAGTACACCAGTGCGGTCCCCGTGGACTGCAAGGTTACGGATCTGAAGGAGAACGAGATGAAGCAGGTGGACTTCGATGAGGACACCCGCGTTCTGCTTGTGAAGCAGAACGATCGTCTGCTAGCAGTGGGTGCCAAGTGCACCCATTACGGAGCTCCGCTCCAGACTGGAGCTTTGGGCTTGGGTCGTGTCCGCTGTCCTTGGCACGGCGCTTGCTTTAACCTGGAAAACGGAGACATTGAGGACTTCCCTGGTCTCGATTCCCTGCCCTGCTATCGCGTGGAAGTGGGTAACGAGGGACAGGTGATGCTCCGTGCAAAGCGATCGGATCTGGCGAACAACAAGCGACTCAAGAATATGGTCCGCCGCAAGCCCGACGATCAGCGAGTGTTCATCGTGGTTGGCGGTGGTCCTTCTGGCGCTGTGGCCGTGGAAACCATTCGACAGGAGGGCTTTACTGGGCGCCTTATCTTTGTGTGCCGCGAAGACTATCTGCCCTATGATCGCGTTAAGATCTCCAAGGCTATGAACCTTGAGATCGAGCAGCTGCGCTTCCGCGACGAGGAGTTCTACAAAGAGTACGATATTGAACTGTGGCAAGGAGTCGCCGCCGAGAAGTTGGATACCGCTCAGAAGGAGCTGCACTGCAGCAATGGCTACGTGGTGAAGTACGATAAAATCTACCTGGCCACAGGCTGCTCTGCCTTCCGGCCCCCTATTCCCGGTGTTAACTTGGAGAACGTCCGCACTGTCCGAGAGTTGGCGGATACAAAGGCGATATTGGCATCGATCACCCCGGAGTCCCGCGTCGTCTGCCTGGGATCCAGCTTTATCGCCTTGGAAGCAGCTGCTGGATTGGTCTCCAAAGTGCAAAGCGTCACGGTTGTGGGTCGTGAAAATGTCCCACTTAAGGCCGCATTCGGCGCGGAGATTGGTCAGAGGGTGCTGCAGCTGTTCGAGGACAACAAGGTGGTCATGCGCATGGAGAGCGGCATCGCCGAGATCGTTGGCAACGAAGACGGCAAGGTATCAGAGGTGGTGCTGGTAGATGACACGCGTCTGCCTTGCGATCTGCTGATCTTGGGCACTGGCTCCAAGCTCAACACCCAATTTCTGGCCAAGTCGGGCGTGAAGGTAAATCGTAACGGATCCGTGGACGTCACTGATTTCCTGGAGTCCAATGTACCCGATGTGTATGTGGGCGGTGATATAGCCAACGCCCACATCCACGGGCTGGCCCACGATCGCGTGAACATCGGGCATTATCAGCTGGCTCAATATCACGGACGAGTGGCGGCTATCAACATGTGCGGCGGGGTAAAGAAGCTGGAGGCCGTGCCCTTCTTTTTCACCCTCATTTTCGGCAAGGGAATCCGGTATGCCGGCCATGGATCTTACAAGGATGTGATCATTGACGGCAGCATGGAGGACTTTAAGTTTGTGGCCTACTTCATCAACGAGGCGGATACGGTGACAGCGGTGGCTTCGTGCGGCCGGGATCCGATTGTGGCCCAGTTTGCCGAGCTCATCTCGCAGGGTAAGTGCCTCGGTCGTGGCCAGATCGAAGACCCCGCCACCCGTGAGGAGTGGACAAAGAAGCTCGGCCAGCCGTTGCCCCAAGTTCGCTAA
- the LOC27206584 gene encoding uncharacterized protein LOC27206584: MLRSRLEVIVGLLMILGSNMVRSNLGNPQELQLSALRTHKQLLQAEIARLFLEQPLRAETQLLLDDLQLRDHQIGVQIGKLEEISKGETTQRLAINLTADFEHLQHKLDDLKRQLELLDGRFASQGKQLEGHSSEGATPAGPGLGSFLWGPLLTMPEFPQGSVASDQQHNHHQQDHSPDPQQESSPSIIKRVLDMLRPSIGVAGLRSRWTESAKSPATGLATPKPAHPLSAEELLPQLQEQRRFLDDAITRLELLAVKKGSNKN; encoded by the coding sequence ATGCTTCGCTCGCGTTTAGAAGTCATTGTGGGTTTGCTTATGATCCTGGGATCAAATATGGTCCGTTCGAATCTTGGGAATCCTCAGGAACTGCAGCTAAGTGCGCTGCGCACCCACAAACAGCTATTGCAGGCGGAGATCGCACGTCTTTTTTTGGAGCAACCACTTCGAGCGGAAACTCAACTTCTGCTGGACGATCTACAGCTAAGAGATCATCAAATAGGCGTTCAGATAGGAAAGCTCGAGGAAATATCGAAGGGCGAGACCACGCAGAGGCTGGCCATCAATCTAACGGCTGACTTTGAACACCTGCAGCATAAACTAGATGATTTAAAACGTCAACTTGAGCTGCTCGACGGACGCTTTGCCTCCCAAGGGAAGCAACTAGAAGGACACTCATCGGAAGGCGCAACGCCGGCTGGCCCCGGATTAGGTTCCTTTTTGTGGGGACCTTTGCTGACCATGCCGGAGTTTCCACAGGGCAGTGTGGCCAGTGACCAGCAACATAACCACCACCAGCAGGATCATTCCCCGGATCCGCAGCAGGAATCCAGTCCCTCCATCATCAAAAGAGTGCTGGACATGCTTAGGCCATCCATAGGAGTAGCAGGTCTGCGAAGTCGTTGGACTGAATCCGCAAAATCACCTGCCACGGGCTTGGCAACACCTAAGCCCGCTCATCCACTTAGTGCTGAGGAGCTCCTACcgcagctgcaggagcagcgcAGGTTTCTGGACGATGCTATTACGCGACTGGAGCTCTTGGCCGTCAAGAAGGGctcgaacaaaaactaa